From Opitutaceae bacterium, the proteins below share one genomic window:
- a CDS encoding DMT family transporter: protein MKTDSPGNPPVLVTAIQTVVAMVAFAANSLLCRSALDGGEIDAASFTSIRILAGALTLVIVLRLSGDRSPTWFGGGWISPVLLAIYAGTFSFAYLRLSTGTGALIMFGSVQLTMILWALGSGERPGLLEWSGLIVAFAGMIYLVSPGVEAPPLSGAFLMTLSGISWGFYTIRGRGGINPMAATAGNFIVAVPLTLVISAVAFRSIEITATGLILAVFSGSLASGCGYVVWYAALRHLNSTRAAVVQLSVPLIAAAGGILFLSEAFSLRLIISSGLILGGVGMAVGGRPRPETVRASAV, encoded by the coding sequence GTGAAAACCGATTCCCCAGGGAACCCTCCGGTTCTGGTCACCGCGATCCAAACCGTCGTCGCCATGGTCGCGTTTGCGGCCAATTCCTTGCTCTGCCGATCCGCCCTCGACGGAGGGGAGATCGATGCCGCCAGTTTCACCTCCATTCGAATCCTTGCCGGGGCCCTCACCCTTGTCATCGTTCTCCGGCTGAGCGGCGACCGATCGCCGACCTGGTTTGGCGGAGGATGGATTTCTCCCGTCCTGCTGGCGATTTACGCAGGCACCTTCTCGTTCGCCTATCTCAGACTGAGCACCGGCACCGGAGCGCTGATCATGTTTGGATCCGTGCAATTGACCATGATCCTCTGGGCATTGGGCTCGGGCGAAAGGCCTGGTCTGCTTGAATGGTCGGGGCTGATCGTGGCCTTTGCCGGAATGATCTACCTCGTTTCGCCGGGCGTGGAGGCGCCGCCCCTCTCCGGTGCCTTTCTGATGACTCTCTCCGGGATATCGTGGGGATTCTACACCATCCGCGGACGGGGTGGCATCAATCCCATGGCGGCGACGGCGGGAAACTTCATAGTCGCAGTGCCTCTCACCCTGGTGATCAGTGCGGTGGCGTTTCGGTCAATCGAAATCACGGCCACCGGTCTGATTCTGGCGGTCTTCTCGGGCTCGCTCGCCTCCGGCTGCGGGTATGTCGTCTGGTATGCGGCCCTCAGGCACCTGAACTCGACCCGGGCTGCGGTGGTGCAACTCTCGGTCCCGTTGATCGCCGCCGCGGGAGGCATCCTCTTCCTGTCGGAAGCATTCTCTCTGCGTCTGATTATTTCGAGCGGATTGATCCTCGGAGGGGTTGGCATGGCCGTCGGAGGAAGACCCAGGCCGGAGACCGTGCGCGCCTCGGCTGTTTGA
- a CDS encoding rhodanese-like domain-containing protein — protein sequence MKTILSLLVAFAFALTAQAGSGNSGKVADVSLESLKQAIAEGSITLIDVNGSKSYQKGHIPGALDFQEVSADLASVLPADKDALVVAYCANTHCGAYKRAVSAAVALGYTNVAHFSGGIEGWKNAGEAVEEG from the coding sequence ATGAAAACAATACTGTCTTTGCTTGTTGCCTTCGCGTTTGCCCTTACCGCTCAAGCCGGTTCGGGGAATTCCGGGAAAGTCGCCGATGTCTCGCTTGAGTCACTGAAGCAGGCCATCGCCGAGGGATCGATCACCCTGATCGATGTCAACGGTTCCAAGAGCTATCAGAAGGGTCACATCCCGGGTGCGCTTGATTTCCAGGAGGTATCCGCCGATCTGGCGTCAGTCCTGCCTGCGGACAAGGATGCCCTCGTGGTGGCCTACTGCGCGAACACGCATTGTGGGGCCTACAAGCGCGCGGTCAGCGCGGCGGTCGCCCTCGGATACACCAACGTCGCACACTTTTCAGGGGGGATCGAGGGCTGGAAGAACGCCGGCGAAGCCGTCGAAGAAGGCTGA
- a CDS encoding VOC family protein produces MRTLRIFETILYAADLAAAHRFYGGLLGLERIRESELFLTYRLAGSVLLVFQPDLSRESGRSVPSHGMIGQGHIAFVATDPEIEEWRKRFLAAGVEIEQVHQWAEGGRSLYVRDPDGNSVEFAPPTLWGGGWDLPPHDGSP; encoded by the coding sequence ATGCGCACCCTGAGGATATTCGAGACCATTCTCTACGCCGCCGACCTTGCGGCCGCCCACCGTTTCTACGGCGGCCTTCTCGGGCTGGAACGAATCCGTGAATCCGAACTGTTTCTGACCTATCGCCTCGCGGGGAGCGTCCTTCTTGTCTTTCAGCCCGATCTCAGCCGCGAGTCCGGTCGATCCGTTCCTTCGCACGGAATGATTGGCCAAGGACACATCGCGTTCGTCGCGACCGATCCTGAAATCGAGGAATGGCGCAAGCGCTTCCTGGCTGCCGGAGTGGAAATTGAGCAGGTTCACCAATGGGCGGAAGGCGGTCGGTCACTCTACGTGAGGGATCCGGATGGAAACAGTGTCGAATTCGCCCCTCCCACCTTGTGGGGCGGCGGATGGGATCTCCCGCCGCACGACGGCTCCCCGTGA
- a CDS encoding peptidase E: protein MNGQILAMGGGSFLMEPENPLLDRYLLGLSRAERPSVCFLPHGTDNAERQTIAFFKAYAKLPSRPTYLSLFAPHTIDLEGFLMTQDIIYVGGGNTKSMLALWREWGLERILIEACSNGTVLAGVSAGANCWFEACTTDSLPGTLSALPCLGILKGCFTPHYDGEIGRRPALHRMMRDGELPSGWAADDGAAVHFIDGKPHRMVSSRPNAKVYRVDRVDGQVREEVQPTDYLGA, encoded by the coding sequence ATGAACGGTCAAATTCTTGCGATGGGAGGAGGCAGCTTCCTGATGGAACCCGAAAATCCCCTGCTCGACCGCTATCTTCTGGGCCTATCGCGGGCGGAGCGGCCGTCGGTTTGTTTTCTGCCGCATGGCACCGACAATGCGGAGCGCCAGACGATTGCCTTTTTCAAGGCCTACGCGAAGTTGCCGTCCAGGCCAACCTACCTGTCCCTCTTTGCGCCCCACACCATCGATCTCGAGGGCTTCCTCATGACCCAGGACATCATCTATGTCGGCGGAGGGAACACCAAGAGCATGCTCGCACTCTGGCGGGAATGGGGGCTTGAACGTATTCTCATCGAGGCCTGCAGCAATGGGACCGTTCTTGCCGGGGTGAGTGCCGGCGCCAATTGCTGGTTCGAGGCCTGTACGACGGATTCATTGCCCGGGACGCTGAGTGCCCTTCCCTGCCTGGGGATTCTCAAGGGCTGCTTTACGCCTCATTATGACGGTGAGATCGGGCGGCGCCCCGCCCTTCACCGGATGATGCGTGACGGAGAGCTTCCGTCGGGTTGGGCGGCGGACGACGGTGCCGCCGTCCATTTTATTGACGGCAAACCTCATCGGATGGTCTCCTCCCGGCCGAACGCCAAGGTCTACCGGGTCGACCGAGTCGATGGACAGGTCCGCGAAGAGGTGCAACCGACGGATTATCTGGGCGCGTGA
- the arsC gene encoding arsenate reductase (glutaredoxin) (This arsenate reductase requires both glutathione and glutaredoxin to convert arsenate to arsenite, after which the efflux transporter formed by ArsA and ArsB can extrude the arsenite from the cell, providing resistance.), with amino-acid sequence MPTSITYNPRCSKCRQTLELLRQRGIEPELLLYLEEPLTKRELTHTIQKLKVDPRVLVRFNEPLARELGLSPVDERSRSAWIDLLTKNPALIERPIVIRGERAVLGRPPENVLGLL; translated from the coding sequence ATGCCCACTTCGATCACGTACAACCCGCGGTGCAGCAAGTGCCGGCAGACTCTTGAGCTGCTTCGGCAACGCGGCATCGAGCCTGAACTCCTTCTCTATCTGGAAGAGCCGCTGACCAAGAGGGAGCTGACCCATACCATACAAAAGTTGAAGGTGGATCCCCGCGTCCTTGTGCGATTCAACGAACCCCTCGCCAGGGAGCTGGGATTATCTCCGGTGGACGAAAGAAGCCGCTCCGCCTGGATCGACCTCCTGACGAAAAATCCCGCCCTGATCGAGCGGCCTATCGTTATACGCGGCGAGCGAGCGGTCCTCGGTCGACCGCCCGAAAACGTCCTCGGGCTCCTCTGA
- a CDS encoding sugar phosphate isomerase/epimerase family protein, translated as MIPVISTWLIHRELAAGKISFPDAVKFLANDLDAIAIEIPRTTYPDWSRQGLRNLKRMLQDGGIFCAAIAAQNHFNAIDPVERRREVALTKDFIDYAEFLGARVLNIFHAGWGDREQGRRLKKEMMECLREVTAYAEERSVMLALESHGPLTDNVAEFRQLFEECPSEYLRLNFDTGNLYEGPEGNLKLLDLACHAHVKATYCDQEGRVKDAEVVRVLKALKASGFRGTVTMESVEGDPLANLPKAFAEFKAMLAKL; from the coding sequence ATGATACCTGTCATCAGTACCTGGCTCATCCACAGGGAATTGGCTGCCGGAAAGATCAGCTTTCCCGACGCCGTGAAGTTTCTGGCCAACGACCTCGACGCAATCGCGATTGAGATTCCCAGGACGACCTATCCGGATTGGTCCAGGCAGGGCCTTCGCAACCTGAAGCGCATGCTTCAGGATGGCGGCATCTTCTGCGCCGCCATTGCCGCCCAGAACCACTTCAATGCGATCGATCCGGTCGAGCGGCGGCGGGAAGTCGCCCTGACCAAGGACTTCATCGACTACGCTGAGTTCCTCGGGGCGCGGGTGCTGAACATCTTCCATGCCGGTTGGGGCGACCGGGAACAGGGCCGGCGCCTGAAGAAGGAGATGATGGAATGTCTGCGGGAGGTCACCGCCTACGCTGAGGAGCGGTCGGTCATGCTGGCGCTCGAATCCCACGGTCCCCTGACCGACAATGTGGCGGAATTTCGGCAACTCTTCGAGGAATGCCCCTCCGAATACCTCCGCCTCAACTTTGACACGGGGAACCTCTACGAGGGGCCTGAAGGCAATCTCAAATTGCTCGATCTTGCGTGCCATGCCCACGTCAAGGCGACCTACTGCGACCAGGAGGGCCGGGTGAAGGACGCGGAAGTTGTGCGGGTCCTCAAAGCACTCAAGGCCTCCGGATTTCGCGGCACTGTCACCATGGAGTCGGTCGAGGGGGACCCGCTGGCCAACCTCCCGAAGGCATTCGCCGAATTCAAAGCCATGCTGGCCAAGCTTTAG
- a CDS encoding thermonuclease family protein produces the protein MATRISLFTTCAAVLGTSCLLGLSATAADAPAPQVITGIIVEVTTGDNFLLRTSDNREFPIGIWGVDSPEINNQTGQRARKFSARLIQGEQIKLTILGRDSEGRTLGRVIFKENRDLALELLKEGYAVWMTGAAPNEAAYEKAQMDAQEARKGIWKEWLPKKGL, from the coding sequence ATGGCCACACGAATTTCCTTATTCACAACCTGCGCAGCCGTCCTTGGGACGTCCTGTCTCCTTGGATTGTCAGCCACCGCCGCCGACGCCCCGGCTCCTCAGGTTATCACCGGAATCATTGTTGAAGTGACAACGGGAGACAATTTCCTGCTGCGGACTTCCGACAATCGGGAGTTCCCGATCGGTATCTGGGGGGTCGACAGCCCGGAGATCAACAACCAGACCGGCCAGAGGGCCCGGAAGTTCTCGGCCAGGCTCATCCAGGGCGAGCAAATCAAGTTGACGATCCTCGGTCGCGACAGCGAGGGCCGGACACTCGGGCGTGTCATCTTCAAGGAGAACCGGGACCTGGCCCTTGAGCTCCTTAAGGAGGGCTACGCGGTCTGGATGACTGGGGCGGCACCAAACGAGGCTGCCTATGAAAAGGCTCAAATGGATGCCCAGGAAGCGCGCAAAGGGATCTGGAAGGAATGGCTCCCGAAGAAAGGACTCTGA
- a CDS encoding DUF4136 domain-containing protein, whose protein sequence is MRLTKQAILAALAVFALAGCGTPPPKIESQVNSAIDFRPFKTFTILPYTEESMSGASPGALLRVGQPVALEIQNNMQRLGYIPVGDLENADLAVNIRGKSIPKMQVTEYGYGGYYGAGGYPYGAGGWAGMYPYGGYGGYGMGVGMGSTVQVDQYNEGTLAIDVYETKTKELVWVGWATGRVASDGPDMDRLRGAIQQILARFPVATNDGPGSAISQAPAN, encoded by the coding sequence ATGCGCCTCACCAAACAAGCCATCCTGGCCGCCCTGGCGGTCTTTGCTCTCGCCGGTTGCGGAACACCTCCGCCGAAGATCGAGAGCCAGGTCAACAGTGCCATCGACTTTCGACCGTTCAAGACCTTCACCATTCTTCCCTACACCGAAGAAAGTATGTCAGGAGCCAGCCCCGGAGCTCTCCTGAGGGTCGGTCAACCGGTGGCCCTGGAGATTCAGAACAATATGCAGCGGCTCGGCTATATTCCGGTCGGAGATCTGGAAAACGCCGATCTGGCCGTCAACATTCGAGGGAAGTCCATCCCCAAAATGCAGGTCACTGAATATGGATACGGCGGTTACTACGGAGCGGGCGGATATCCCTACGGTGCCGGCGGATGGGCGGGCATGTATCCCTACGGCGGTTATGGCGGCTACGGGATGGGAGTCGGGATGGGCAGCACCGTCCAGGTGGACCAATACAATGAAGGGACCCTGGCGATTGACGTCTACGAGACCAAGACCAAGGAATTGGTCTGGGTCGGGTGGGCCACCGGAAGGGTGGCCAGCGATGGTCCCGATATGGACCGGCTGCGTGGCGCCATCCAGCAGATCCTCGCCCGCTTCCCCGTGGCGACCAATGACGGCCCGGGCAGCGCCATTTCCCAGGCCCCGGCCAACTGA
- the msrB gene encoding peptide-methionine (R)-S-oxide reductase MsrB yields the protein MNVRFQSKHFILALALLLPIHTLVLQAGEDPVAAATDTEVPAPKRPADRSKLSDEELRSQLTDIQYYVTCQNGTERAFDNAYWNNKKPGIYVDVISGKPLFSSLDKFDSGTGWPSFTRPLEKDAVVEVEDRSMGMVVTEIRSESSDAHLGHVFPDGPRPTGLRYCMNSAALRFIPVEKLEEEGYGEYLKLFKSGKK from the coding sequence ATGAACGTCCGTTTTCAATCCAAGCATTTCATTCTTGCGCTCGCCTTGCTGCTGCCGATCCACACCCTGGTCCTGCAGGCGGGCGAGGATCCTGTCGCTGCCGCAACCGACACCGAAGTCCCGGCGCCCAAGCGACCAGCGGATCGCAGCAAGCTCTCAGACGAGGAGCTGCGGAGCCAACTGACGGATATCCAGTATTATGTGACCTGTCAGAATGGCACCGAGCGCGCCTTCGACAACGCCTATTGGAACAACAAGAAACCCGGCATTTATGTGGACGTGATCTCCGGCAAGCCCCTCTTTTCCTCGCTGGACAAATTCGACTCCGGGACGGGCTGGCCAAGTTTCACCCGTCCTCTGGAAAAGGATGCCGTGGTGGAGGTTGAGGATCGCTCCATGGGCATGGTCGTCACGGAAATCCGTTCGGAGTCCAGCGACGCCCATCTCGGTCATGTCTTTCCGGACGGTCCCCGGCCGACCGGTTTGCGCTACTGCATGAATTCGGCCGCCCTTCGTTTCATTCCGGTGGAGAAGCTTGAGGAGGAAGGTTACGGCGAATACCTGAAGCTCTTCAAATCCGGCAAGAAATAG
- a CDS encoding phosphotransferase has protein sequence MRIDPYLRTVARRHPDLSSQINTGIDSLVRNRVCLIHGDYSPKNIMLQVDGRMVILDHEVAVFGDPAFDLAFLINHLLLKGVCRPDRLTEVFAGITEFFSAYCSEIQEAAFADPDERVGRLLPMLMLARIDGKSPVEYLTEQQREATRAFARDQILDPPPATGELIEHFASRFRPCPR, from the coding sequence TTGCGGATCGATCCCTACCTCCGGACGGTCGCCCGGCGTCACCCGGACCTCTCATCGCAGATCAACACCGGCATTGACAGTCTGGTTCGGAACAGGGTGTGCCTGATCCATGGCGATTACTCGCCAAAGAACATCATGCTTCAGGTAGACGGGCGCATGGTCATTCTCGATCATGAAGTGGCCGTCTTCGGCGACCCAGCCTTCGACCTGGCTTTCCTGATCAACCATCTGCTGCTCAAAGGGGTGTGCCGACCTGATCGGCTCACCGAAGTGTTTGCGGGCATCACCGAATTTTTCTCCGCCTACTGTTCCGAAATCCAGGAAGCCGCCTTTGCGGACCCCGACGAACGGGTCGGCCGGCTCCTTCCCATGCTCATGCTGGCGCGTATTGACGGCAAATCGCCGGTCGAGTATCTCACCGAACAACAACGCGAAGCCACCCGTGCATTCGCGCGTGACCAGATCCTGGATCCCCCTCCTGCCACCGGTGAACTCATTGAACACTTTGCCAGCCGCTTCCGACCATGTCCGCGATAA
- a CDS encoding sugar phosphate isomerase/epimerase family protein, which yields MNSLKIGCAIWTLGPTPDLATLRRHMEIVAEIGCRSVQPWAVNVEYTPCILDPEMATPAVRREAVRIAEELGIGFSGFCSQLMGSVTFGGLDEEDGLEWRIRKTNEVLSLSVDLGAPLVTTHVGEIPEDTGSGSYQTLLRSVGAIAAHAEKVGAVFAPETGQETPEALRTFLEKIGSPALKVNYDPCNLLRFGSEEGTVRGVHTLKDYIAHTHAKDWNPETRRATCGLGNVPWDAYIAALQSIGYTGVFAIEDESGNADMVGSIRESFQFLNRF from the coding sequence ATGAACTCACTCAAGATCGGATGCGCCATCTGGACCCTCGGGCCGACCCCGGATCTCGCCACTCTGCGGCGCCACATGGAAATCGTAGCGGAGATTGGCTGCAGGTCAGTCCAACCGTGGGCGGTCAACGTGGAATACACGCCTTGTATCCTCGATCCTGAGATGGCCACGCCGGCCGTCCGTCGGGAGGCGGTCAGAATCGCCGAAGAACTCGGTATCGGATTCAGCGGCTTCTGCTCCCAACTTATGGGTTCCGTGACCTTCGGCGGGCTCGATGAGGAAGATGGATTGGAGTGGCGCATCCGGAAAACCAATGAGGTTCTCAGCCTCTCCGTCGACCTGGGTGCCCCGCTCGTGACCACGCACGTGGGCGAGATACCCGAGGACACCGGTTCCGGGTCCTACCAGACCCTCCTCCGGTCCGTCGGTGCCATCGCGGCTCACGCCGAAAAGGTCGGAGCGGTCTTTGCTCCGGAAACCGGCCAGGAAACCCCGGAGGCACTCCGGACGTTCCTTGAGAAAATCGGAAGCCCCGCCCTGAAGGTGAACTATGACCCCTGCAACCTGCTTCGCTTTGGATCGGAAGAAGGCACCGTTCGCGGCGTTCACACCCTAAAAGACTACATCGCGCACACCCACGCCAAAGACTGGAACCCCGAAACCAGGCGCGCCACCTGTGGTTTGGGCAACGTGCCTTGGGACGCCTACATTGCCGCGCTTCAATCGATCGGCTATACGGGTGTCTTTGCGATCGAGGATGAATCCGGCAACGCCGACATGGTCGGCTCAATCCGCGAGAGTTTCCAGTTTCTCAACCGTTTCTGA
- the eno gene encoding phosphopyruvate hydratase has translation MSAITEVKGRMVLDSRGRPTVEVDVILDDGTLGRAIVPSGASTGSREALELRDGGGVFDGQGVDRAVTHVETELADAVMGLDPEDQARVDARLCRADGSPDKSRLGANAILGVSMAACVAASRSRGIPLFEHIASLASTSGDILPRPEIQIIGGGAHAPGSLDIQDLMVVAPHARDFRECLEITDRVFRETGRRLKAKGKFCGCADEGGYWPAFASCEEALEFLAVSVASAGLKLGHDVVLSLDIAATELRTEDGGYHFASEGTTLDPAAWRQRLNRWIEAYGVRMLEDPFGEDDWESWAQLTREQGGRTIVIGDDLFTTNAASIRKGILAGAGNAVLIKLNQIGTVSETLDAITLTRGAGWEPVVSARSGETEDVFIAHLAVGTNAGWLKVGSIQRSERTAKWNEVLRIAETLGDRARRAPYSFDCAR, from the coding sequence ATGTCCGCGATAACTGAAGTGAAGGGAAGGATGGTGCTGGATTCAAGGGGACGACCGACCGTAGAGGTCGACGTCATCCTCGATGATGGAACCCTCGGACGGGCCATCGTGCCTTCGGGAGCCAGCACCGGTTCGCGGGAAGCGTTGGAACTGCGGGATGGTGGCGGCGTTTTCGATGGCCAGGGCGTTGATCGGGCGGTCACCCATGTGGAAACCGAACTGGCCGACGCCGTCATGGGTCTGGATCCCGAAGATCAAGCCCGCGTGGACGCCCGCTTGTGCCGTGCCGATGGGAGCCCTGACAAGTCACGGCTCGGAGCCAACGCCATCCTCGGCGTGAGCATGGCCGCCTGCGTGGCCGCTTCCCGTTCCCGGGGCATTCCCCTCTTTGAACATATCGCTTCCCTTGCGTCGACCAGTGGCGACATCCTGCCGCGGCCCGAGATACAGATTATCGGCGGAGGCGCTCATGCACCCGGTTCGCTCGACATTCAGGACCTGATGGTGGTGGCTCCACATGCCCGGGATTTTCGGGAATGCCTCGAGATCACCGATCGGGTCTTTCGGGAAACCGGACGTCGGCTGAAAGCCAAAGGCAAATTCTGCGGCTGCGCCGATGAGGGGGGATATTGGCCGGCATTCGCATCCTGCGAAGAGGCGCTTGAGTTTCTGGCGGTAAGCGTGGCCTCGGCCGGATTGAAACTCGGACACGACGTCGTGCTCTCCCTTGATATCGCGGCCACCGAATTGAGGACGGAGGATGGCGGTTACCATTTCGCCAGTGAAGGAACCACCCTCGATCCGGCTGCCTGGAGGCAGCGGCTCAATCGGTGGATCGAAGCCTACGGAGTGCGGATGCTCGAGGATCCCTTCGGTGAAGACGACTGGGAGAGCTGGGCTCAATTGACCAGGGAACAGGGCGGCAGGACGATCGTGATCGGAGACGACCTCTTCACCACGAACGCAGCCTCCATCCGCAAAGGAATTCTTGCCGGAGCCGGCAACGCCGTCCTGATCAAGCTCAACCAGATCGGCACCGTCTCAGAGACACTCGACGCCATCACCCTGACCCGGGGAGCCGGTTGGGAGCCGGTGGTTTCGGCACGATCCGGCGAAACGGAAGACGTCTTCATCGCCCACCTGGCAGTCGGAACCAATGCCGGCTGGTTGAAAGTCGGCTCCATCCAACGCAGTGAGCGAACCGCCAAGTGGAACGAGGTCCTTCGTATCGCCGAGACTCTCGGCGACCGGGCACGTCGCGCGCCCTATTCCTTTGACTGTGCTCGCTGA
- a CDS encoding PIG-L deacetylase family protein: MPAPLRILVVGAHPDDAEYKCGGSAARWVDAGHVIKFVSVTDGRSGHHLVPPEELVGIRLAETRAAANTLGIESEVLPFPDGSLEPSLEARRAIIRLVREWHPDLVLTHRPNDYHPDHRYTSQIVQDAAYMVMVPHVCPEFPPLQRNPAIFYLSDGFTRPYPFTPDAFVVINPTFDRKIKAMACHRSQFFEWLPHVEGQAEVPSDPAKREVWLSNRMKAHDGDLGRRHRERIPARLRKISTGEPLLLEAFEACEYGGRLTPGEFRSVFGHDPLETGSPTGIGQAERE; encoded by the coding sequence ATGCCCGCCCCGCTCCGCATCCTCGTTGTCGGCGCGCACCCGGATGATGCCGAATACAAGTGCGGCGGATCCGCCGCCCGCTGGGTGGATGCCGGCCATGTCATCAAGTTTGTCAGCGTGACCGATGGACGCAGCGGCCACCATCTTGTCCCTCCGGAGGAATTGGTGGGCATCCGCTTGGCCGAGACCAGGGCTGCCGCAAACACCCTCGGCATCGAATCAGAGGTTCTCCCTTTTCCCGACGGGTCCCTGGAACCCAGCCTGGAAGCTCGCCGGGCCATCATCCGGTTGGTGCGGGAATGGCACCCGGATCTCGTGCTGACCCACCGGCCCAATGACTACCATCCGGATCACCGCTATACGTCGCAGATTGTCCAGGATGCGGCCTATATGGTGATGGTGCCGCACGTTTGCCCGGAGTTCCCTCCGCTGCAAAGGAATCCCGCCATCTTCTACCTGTCGGACGGATTCACCAGGCCGTATCCGTTTACGCCCGACGCCTTTGTCGTGATCAACCCGACGTTTGACCGGAAGATCAAAGCCATGGCCTGTCATCGAAGCCAGTTCTTCGAGTGGCTCCCACATGTCGAAGGGCAGGCCGAGGTCCCGTCAGATCCGGCCAAACGTGAGGTCTGGCTTTCGAACCGGATGAAGGCCCACGACGGCGATCTTGGCCGGCGCCATCGGGAACGCATTCCGGCACGACTCCGGAAGATCTCGACCGGCGAGCCCCTCCTGCTCGAAGCTTTTGAGGCCTGCGAATATGGCGGCAGGCTGACACCTGGCGAATTCCGGAGCGTTTTCGGGCATGACCCGCTCGAAACCGGATCGCCCACCGGGATCGGGCAGGCGGAACGGGAATAG
- a CDS encoding ACT domain-containing protein, translated as MLANLIMTIIGPDRPGLVGSLASVIASQGGNWLESRMGHLEGQFAGILRVQVPEESVDSLLNALRGLESEKLEVIAHRGESIEASASLLRSFSLEVIGHDRPGIVREITGTLARFRINVEELETERSSAPMTGGMLFQARARIVLPADCPESLVRSELEKIASDLMVELRLGENAG; from the coding sequence ATGCTCGCCAATCTGATCATGACCATCATCGGCCCGGATCGCCCGGGACTCGTCGGCAGCCTTGCCTCAGTGATCGCGTCGCAGGGCGGCAACTGGCTGGAGAGCCGGATGGGACATCTCGAAGGCCAATTCGCCGGGATTCTCCGGGTCCAGGTCCCGGAAGAATCGGTGGACTCCCTGCTCAACGCCCTCCGTGGACTTGAGTCGGAAAAGCTGGAGGTGATCGCGCATCGGGGCGAATCCATCGAGGCGTCCGCATCGCTTCTGCGATCGTTTTCACTCGAAGTGATCGGGCACGACCGGCCCGGGATCGTGCGTGAGATCACCGGCACCCTCGCCCGATTCCGGATCAACGTGGAGGAACTGGAGACCGAACGGTCAAGTGCGCCGATGACCGGCGGAATGCTTTTCCAGGCCAGGGCCCGCATCGTCCTTCCAGCGGATTGTCCGGAATCACTGGTTCGGTCCGAACTCGAGAAGATCGCGTCCGATCTCATGGTCGAGCTGCGCCTCGGGGAGAACGCGGGATAA
- a CDS encoding thermonuclease family protein, with amino-acid sequence MFLPCRILLAIASLAFLTAAHWGWSQSEDEILIGKVLAIGDGDTFYLRTQDGRELWIALWGVECPDVGQKIGQKARRYAERYILGREIGFQMVVPREETERSYGRVVYRGSQDLALDLLRMGFAVWVKSVAPDAFDYAEAEQAAQSERLGVWKELRPPDEEEPEAEPAITEPSDSSGP; translated from the coding sequence GTGTTTCTCCCTTGCCGGATTCTGCTAGCGATCGCCTCCCTGGCCTTTTTGACGGCGGCCCACTGGGGTTGGTCGCAGTCTGAAGACGAAATCCTTATCGGAAAGGTCCTCGCGATCGGAGACGGCGATACCTTCTACCTCCGCACCCAGGACGGGAGGGAACTCTGGATCGCGCTCTGGGGAGTGGAATGCCCGGACGTGGGCCAGAAAATCGGTCAGAAAGCCCGCCGCTATGCCGAGCGCTACATCCTCGGCCGCGAGATCGGATTCCAAATGGTTGTTCCACGGGAGGAAACCGAGCGCTCCTACGGCCGTGTGGTCTACCGGGGTTCCCAGGATCTCGCCCTGGATCTCCTGCGGATGGGCTTTGCGGTCTGGGTCAAGTCGGTCGCTCCGGATGCGTTCGACTACGCCGAAGCGGAACAGGCCGCTCAAAGCGAGCGCCTTGGCGTCTGGAAGGAATTGCGTCCGCCCGATGAGGAAGAACCGGAGGCCGAGCCGGCGATTACAGAACCTTCCGACTCTTCAGGTCCTTGA